The Equus quagga isolate Etosha38 chromosome 12, UCLA_HA_Equagga_1.0, whole genome shotgun sequence genome includes a region encoding these proteins:
- the LOC124249049 gene encoding isopentenyl-diphosphate Delta-isomerase 1, with translation MWRALARARAVGLWAPGGGAGAWGRGLREGRRRPAAGAKAGVSAAARERCDGRRLSFPGRTSPAAAMPEVDTGRLDPQQVQLLAEMCILIDENDTRIGADTKKNCHLNENIEKGLLHRAFSVFLFNADNKLLLQQRSDAKITFPGCFTNTCCSHPLNNPREVEENDAIGVRRAAQRRLMAELGIPMEQVPPEEINYLTRIHYKAQSDGIWGEHEIDYILFVRKNVTLNPDPNEIKSYCYVSKEELEELLEKAASGEIKITPWFQIIAETFLFKWWDNLNHLNQFVDHEKIHRM, from the exons ATGTGGCGCGCTCTGGCGCGGGCGCGGGCGGTTGGGCTGTGGGcccctgggggcggggcgggggcgtgggggcggggcctgcgggaggggcggcggcggccggcgGCCGGCGCTAAAGCTGGAGTGTCCGCGGCGGCGCGGGAGCGCTGCGACGGCCGACGCCTGAG CTTCCCGGGACGGACCAGCCCCGCCGCAGCGATGCCCGAGGTGGACACCGGCCGCCTCGACCCGCAGCAGGTGCAGCTCCTGGCGGAGATGTGCATCCTCATCGACGAGAACGACACCCGCATCGGGGCGGACACCAAGAAGAACTGTCACCTGAACGAGAACATCGAGAAAG GGCTGCTGCACCGGGCGTTCAGCGTCTTCCTGTTCAACGCCGACAACAAGCTCCTGCTGCAGCAGCGGTCCGACGCTAAGATCACCTTTCCGG GTTGTTTTACCAATACCTGTTGTAGTCATCCGTTAAATAATCCAAGAGAGGTTGAAGAAAATGATGCAATTGGAGTAAGACGAGCAGCGCAGAGGCGTTTAATGGCTGAATTAGGAATTCCCATGGAACAG GTTCCTCCAGAAGAAATTAATTACCTAACACGAATTCACTACAAAGCTCAATCTGATGGTATCTGGGGAGAACATGAAATTGATTacattttgtttgtgaggaagaacGTGACTTTGAATCCAGATCCCAATGAGATTAAAAGCTATTGTTATGTGTCCAAGGAAGAACTAGAAGAGCTTCTGGAAAAGGCAGCCAGTGGTGAGATTAAGATAACTCCGTGGTTTCAAATTATTGCAGagacttttctctttaaatggTGGGATAACTTAAATCATTTGAATCAGTTTGTTGACCATGAGAAAATACATAGAATGTGA